One Hordeum vulgare subsp. vulgare chromosome 4H, MorexV3_pseudomolecules_assembly, whole genome shotgun sequence DNA window includes the following coding sequences:
- the LOC123446494 gene encoding uncharacterized protein LOC123446494 isoform X2, protein MDLDVVDQPAPRPASGIIFLDDDPEPQHTATEQTPAEPVTYALGNPVTLVSNASPVGSGAMVTAPPTRSTMVTQATPVVIPTSSSIAFSMHCVSEEQTGAAKEAMIQAKMMMQHTKEVFEARKLAYDASSALKANIRVHIRIRRSSPRR, encoded by the exons ATGGACCTCGACGTAGTGGATCAGCCCGCACCTCGACCAG CTTCGGGTATCATTTTCTTGGATGACGATCCAGAGCCTCAACATACAGCTACGGAACAAACTCCTGCTGAGCCAGTTACATATGCACTCGGGAATCCTGTGACGCTTGTGTCGAATGCTTCTCCAGTTGGTTCGGGTGCTATGGTGACGGCCCCTCCGACTAGATCAACTATGGTAACCCAAGCTACGCCTGTCGTGATTCCCACTTCTTCATCAATTGCATTCTCTATGCATTGCGTCTCAGAGGAGCAGACTGGCGCTGCCAAAGAGGCGATGATCCAGGccaagatgatgatgcaacacaCAAAGGAGGTGTTCGAGGCCAGGAAATTGGCGTATGACGCCAGCTCGGCACTCAAAgcgaacatccga gttcacataaggattcgTCGTTCGTCGCCAAGGAGATAG
- the LOC123446494 gene encoding uncharacterized protein LOC123446494 isoform X1, with product MDLDVVDQPAPRPASGIIFLDDDPEPQHTATEQTPAEPVTYALGNPVTLVSNASPVGSGAMVTAPPTRSTMVTQATPVVIPTSSSIAFSMHCVSEEQTGAAKEAMIQAKMMMQHTKEVFEARKLAYDASSALKANIRKACEIGSQYTQMES from the exons ATGGACCTCGACGTAGTGGATCAGCCCGCACCTCGACCAG CTTCGGGTATCATTTTCTTGGATGACGATCCAGAGCCTCAACATACAGCTACGGAACAAACTCCTGCTGAGCCAGTTACATATGCACTCGGGAATCCTGTGACGCTTGTGTCGAATGCTTCTCCAGTTGGTTCGGGTGCTATGGTGACGGCCCCTCCGACTAGATCAACTATGGTAACCCAAGCTACGCCTGTCGTGATTCCCACTTCTTCATCAATTGCATTCTCTATGCATTGCGTCTCAGAGGAGCAGACTGGCGCTGCCAAAGAGGCGATGATCCAGGccaagatgatgatgcaacacaCAAAGGAGGTGTTCGAGGCCAGGAAATTGGCGTATGACGCCAGCTCGGCACTCAAAgcgaacatccga AAGGCTTGCGAGATTGGGTCGCAGTATACCCAGATGGAATCTTAG